In one window of Onychomys torridus chromosome 7, mOncTor1.1, whole genome shotgun sequence DNA:
- the Cdc25a gene encoding M-phase inducer phosphatase 1 isoform X1, which produces MELGPEPPHRRRLLFACSPTPAPQPTGKALFGASAAGGLSPVNNLAVTMDQLEGLGSEYEKPMELRNSSSLQRMGSSESTDSGFCLDSPGPLDSKENLEISLRRIDSLPQKLLGCSPALKRSHSDSLDHDIFQLIDQDENKENEAFEFKKPIRPASRGCLNAHVHEESKDLFTHRQNSAPARMLSSNESDNSESGNFSPLFTSQSPVKATLSDEDDGFIDLLDGENLKNDEETPSCMASLWTAPLVMRRPTNLGNRCRLFDSPSPCSSSSSSSTRSVLKRTERSREESPRGSTKRRKSMSSPVKADILEPTQELLHQSLSLTSSPKGTIENILDSDPRDLIGDFSKGYLFHTVSGKHQDLKYISPEIMASVLNGKFANLIKEFVIIDCRYPYEYEGGHIKGAVNLHMEEEVEDFLLKKPIVPTDGKRVIVVFHCEFSSERGPRMCRYVRERDRLGNEYPKLHYPELYVLKGGYKEFFLKCQSHCEPPSYRPMHHEDFREDLKRFRTKSRTWAGEKSKREMYSRLKKL; this is translated from the exons ATGGAACTGGGCCCGGAGCCCCCCCACCGCCGCCGCCTGCTCTTCGCTTGCAGCCCCACGCCTGCGCCGCAGCCCACGGGGAAGGCACTATTTGGCGCGTCGGCTGCTGGCGGACTGTCCCCTGTCAACAACCTGGCGGTCACCATGGACCAGCTAGAAGGGCTGGGCAG TGAGTATGAGAAGCCAATGGAGTTGAGAAAcagcagcagtctacagagaatgggTTCCTCCGAATCAACCGATTCAG GTTTCTGTCTAGATTCTCCTGGACCCTTGGACAGTAAAGAAAA CCTTGAAATTTCCCTGAGGAGAATCGATTCTTTACCT CAGAAACTCTTGGGATGTAGCCCAGCGCTGAAGAGGAGTCATTCTGATTCTCTAGACCATGATATCTTTCAGCTCATCGACCaggatgaaaataaagaaaat GAAGCATTTGAATTTAAAAAGCCAATAAGACCTGCATCTCGTGGCTGCCTCAATGCTCATGTACATGAGGAGAGTAAAGATCTCTTCACACACAGGCAGAACTCAGCCCCAGCTCGCATG CTGTCTTCAAATGAAAGTGATAATAGTGAATCAGGAAATTTCAGTCCTCTTTTTACATCCCAGTCACCTGTGAAAGCCACTTTGTCTGATGAGGATGATGGTTTCATAGACCTTCTTGATGGAGAGAATCTGAAG aATGATGAGGAGACTCCTTCATGCATGGCAAGCCTCTGGACAGCTCCCCTTGTAATGAGAAGACCAACAAACCTT GGCAATCGGTGCAGGCTGTTTGACTCCCCTTCCCCGTGCAGCTCCAGCAGCAGCTCCAGCACTCGGTCAGTGTTGAAGAGAACAGAACGATCTCGTGAAGAGTCTCCTCGAGGAAGTACAAAGCGGAGGAAGAGCATGTCCAGTCCTGTAAAGGCAGATATTCTAGAGCCAACCCAAGAG CTTCTACACCAGTCTTTATCCCTGACATCTTCACCCAAAGGAACCATTGAGAACATTTTGGACAGTGACCCAAGAGACCTTATAGGGGATTTCTCCAAG GGTTATCTCTTTCATACAGTCTCTGGGAAGCATCAGGATTTGAAGTATATTTCTCCAGAAATT ATGGCATCTGTTTTGAATGGCAAGTTTGCCAATCTCATTAAAGAGTTTGTCATCATTGACTGCCGATACCCATATGAATATGAAGGAGGTCACATCAAG GGTGCTGTGAACTTGCACATGGAAGAAGAGGTTGAGGACTTCTTACTCAAGAAACCTATCGTACCTACTGATGGCAAGCGTGTCATTGTCGTGTTCCACTGTGAGTTTTCTTCTGAAAGAGGCCCTCGGAT GTGCCGATatgtgagagaaagagataggCTTGGCAATGAATACCCCAAACTCCACTACCCTGAACTGTATGTCCTGAAGGGAGGATACAAGGAGTTTTTCCTGAAATGCCAG TCTCACTGTGAGCCCCCCAGTTACCGACCAATGCATCATGAAGACTTCAGAGAAGACCTGAAGAGGTTCCGCACCAAGAGCCGGACCTGGGCAGGGGAAAAGAGCAAAAGAGAGATGTACAGTCGCCTGAAGAAGCTCTGA
- the Cdc25a gene encoding M-phase inducer phosphatase 1 isoform X2 — protein MELGPEPPHRRRLLFACSPTPAPQPTGKALFGASAAGGLSPVNNLAVTMDQLEGLGSEYEKPMELRNSSSLQRMGSSESTDSGFCLDSPGPLDSKENLEISLRRIDSLPKLLGCSPALKRSHSDSLDHDIFQLIDQDENKENEAFEFKKPIRPASRGCLNAHVHEESKDLFTHRQNSAPARMLSSNESDNSESGNFSPLFTSQSPVKATLSDEDDGFIDLLDGENLKNDEETPSCMASLWTAPLVMRRPTNLGNRCRLFDSPSPCSSSSSSSTRSVLKRTERSREESPRGSTKRRKSMSSPVKADILEPTQELLHQSLSLTSSPKGTIENILDSDPRDLIGDFSKGYLFHTVSGKHQDLKYISPEIMASVLNGKFANLIKEFVIIDCRYPYEYEGGHIKGAVNLHMEEEVEDFLLKKPIVPTDGKRVIVVFHCEFSSERGPRMCRYVRERDRLGNEYPKLHYPELYVLKGGYKEFFLKCQSHCEPPSYRPMHHEDFREDLKRFRTKSRTWAGEKSKREMYSRLKKL, from the exons ATGGAACTGGGCCCGGAGCCCCCCCACCGCCGCCGCCTGCTCTTCGCTTGCAGCCCCACGCCTGCGCCGCAGCCCACGGGGAAGGCACTATTTGGCGCGTCGGCTGCTGGCGGACTGTCCCCTGTCAACAACCTGGCGGTCACCATGGACCAGCTAGAAGGGCTGGGCAG TGAGTATGAGAAGCCAATGGAGTTGAGAAAcagcagcagtctacagagaatgggTTCCTCCGAATCAACCGATTCAG GTTTCTGTCTAGATTCTCCTGGACCCTTGGACAGTAAAGAAAA CCTTGAAATTTCCCTGAGGAGAATCGATTCTTTACCT AAACTCTTGGGATGTAGCCCAGCGCTGAAGAGGAGTCATTCTGATTCTCTAGACCATGATATCTTTCAGCTCATCGACCaggatgaaaataaagaaaat GAAGCATTTGAATTTAAAAAGCCAATAAGACCTGCATCTCGTGGCTGCCTCAATGCTCATGTACATGAGGAGAGTAAAGATCTCTTCACACACAGGCAGAACTCAGCCCCAGCTCGCATG CTGTCTTCAAATGAAAGTGATAATAGTGAATCAGGAAATTTCAGTCCTCTTTTTACATCCCAGTCACCTGTGAAAGCCACTTTGTCTGATGAGGATGATGGTTTCATAGACCTTCTTGATGGAGAGAATCTGAAG aATGATGAGGAGACTCCTTCATGCATGGCAAGCCTCTGGACAGCTCCCCTTGTAATGAGAAGACCAACAAACCTT GGCAATCGGTGCAGGCTGTTTGACTCCCCTTCCCCGTGCAGCTCCAGCAGCAGCTCCAGCACTCGGTCAGTGTTGAAGAGAACAGAACGATCTCGTGAAGAGTCTCCTCGAGGAAGTACAAAGCGGAGGAAGAGCATGTCCAGTCCTGTAAAGGCAGATATTCTAGAGCCAACCCAAGAG CTTCTACACCAGTCTTTATCCCTGACATCTTCACCCAAAGGAACCATTGAGAACATTTTGGACAGTGACCCAAGAGACCTTATAGGGGATTTCTCCAAG GGTTATCTCTTTCATACAGTCTCTGGGAAGCATCAGGATTTGAAGTATATTTCTCCAGAAATT ATGGCATCTGTTTTGAATGGCAAGTTTGCCAATCTCATTAAAGAGTTTGTCATCATTGACTGCCGATACCCATATGAATATGAAGGAGGTCACATCAAG GGTGCTGTGAACTTGCACATGGAAGAAGAGGTTGAGGACTTCTTACTCAAGAAACCTATCGTACCTACTGATGGCAAGCGTGTCATTGTCGTGTTCCACTGTGAGTTTTCTTCTGAAAGAGGCCCTCGGAT GTGCCGATatgtgagagaaagagataggCTTGGCAATGAATACCCCAAACTCCACTACCCTGAACTGTATGTCCTGAAGGGAGGATACAAGGAGTTTTTCCTGAAATGCCAG TCTCACTGTGAGCCCCCCAGTTACCGACCAATGCATCATGAAGACTTCAGAGAAGACCTGAAGAGGTTCCGCACCAAGAGCCGGACCTGGGCAGGGGAAAAGAGCAAAAGAGAGATGTACAGTCGCCTGAAGAAGCTCTGA
- the Cdc25a gene encoding M-phase inducer phosphatase 1 isoform X3, translating to MELRNSSSLQRMGSSESTDSGFCLDSPGPLDSKENLEISLRRIDSLPQKLLGCSPALKRSHSDSLDHDIFQLIDQDENKENEAFEFKKPIRPASRGCLNAHVHEESKDLFTHRQNSAPARMLSSNESDNSESGNFSPLFTSQSPVKATLSDEDDGFIDLLDGENLKNDEETPSCMASLWTAPLVMRRPTNLGNRCRLFDSPSPCSSSSSSSTRSVLKRTERSREESPRGSTKRRKSMSSPVKADILEPTQELLHQSLSLTSSPKGTIENILDSDPRDLIGDFSKGYLFHTVSGKHQDLKYISPEIMASVLNGKFANLIKEFVIIDCRYPYEYEGGHIKGAVNLHMEEEVEDFLLKKPIVPTDGKRVIVVFHCEFSSERGPRMCRYVRERDRLGNEYPKLHYPELYVLKGGYKEFFLKCQSHCEPPSYRPMHHEDFREDLKRFRTKSRTWAGEKSKREMYSRLKKL from the exons ATGGAGTTGAGAAAcagcagcagtctacagagaatgggTTCCTCCGAATCAACCGATTCAG GTTTCTGTCTAGATTCTCCTGGACCCTTGGACAGTAAAGAAAA CCTTGAAATTTCCCTGAGGAGAATCGATTCTTTACCT CAGAAACTCTTGGGATGTAGCCCAGCGCTGAAGAGGAGTCATTCTGATTCTCTAGACCATGATATCTTTCAGCTCATCGACCaggatgaaaataaagaaaat GAAGCATTTGAATTTAAAAAGCCAATAAGACCTGCATCTCGTGGCTGCCTCAATGCTCATGTACATGAGGAGAGTAAAGATCTCTTCACACACAGGCAGAACTCAGCCCCAGCTCGCATG CTGTCTTCAAATGAAAGTGATAATAGTGAATCAGGAAATTTCAGTCCTCTTTTTACATCCCAGTCACCTGTGAAAGCCACTTTGTCTGATGAGGATGATGGTTTCATAGACCTTCTTGATGGAGAGAATCTGAAG aATGATGAGGAGACTCCTTCATGCATGGCAAGCCTCTGGACAGCTCCCCTTGTAATGAGAAGACCAACAAACCTT GGCAATCGGTGCAGGCTGTTTGACTCCCCTTCCCCGTGCAGCTCCAGCAGCAGCTCCAGCACTCGGTCAGTGTTGAAGAGAACAGAACGATCTCGTGAAGAGTCTCCTCGAGGAAGTACAAAGCGGAGGAAGAGCATGTCCAGTCCTGTAAAGGCAGATATTCTAGAGCCAACCCAAGAG CTTCTACACCAGTCTTTATCCCTGACATCTTCACCCAAAGGAACCATTGAGAACATTTTGGACAGTGACCCAAGAGACCTTATAGGGGATTTCTCCAAG GGTTATCTCTTTCATACAGTCTCTGGGAAGCATCAGGATTTGAAGTATATTTCTCCAGAAATT ATGGCATCTGTTTTGAATGGCAAGTTTGCCAATCTCATTAAAGAGTTTGTCATCATTGACTGCCGATACCCATATGAATATGAAGGAGGTCACATCAAG GGTGCTGTGAACTTGCACATGGAAGAAGAGGTTGAGGACTTCTTACTCAAGAAACCTATCGTACCTACTGATGGCAAGCGTGTCATTGTCGTGTTCCACTGTGAGTTTTCTTCTGAAAGAGGCCCTCGGAT GTGCCGATatgtgagagaaagagataggCTTGGCAATGAATACCCCAAACTCCACTACCCTGAACTGTATGTCCTGAAGGGAGGATACAAGGAGTTTTTCCTGAAATGCCAG TCTCACTGTGAGCCCCCCAGTTACCGACCAATGCATCATGAAGACTTCAGAGAAGACCTGAAGAGGTTCCGCACCAAGAGCCGGACCTGGGCAGGGGAAAAGAGCAAAAGAGAGATGTACAGTCGCCTGAAGAAGCTCTGA